ATCCCGTCTTCACCAATGATGATATTTCCATCATAAGCCGTCTGTATAATTTCCTTGGTCGAATTTTTATCTCGGTAAGGTAATAAGTGGGTTAATACTAGAGTATCCACGTCAGATTGTGTAGCAATCTCGCCACATTGCTCTGCAGTGCAATGAACTTCTGCAATTCTATCTTTTTTGTTTGTTGAAATTCCAGTAATATAGTTATCCCAAACAAATTCATCCTCCGGACGCTGGGGATCGCCACTGGGCGGAGCAATACTGCAGTCCTGAATCAATAGATCGGCATTATTTGCAGCCTGTATGACACTATCTGTTTTCTTTGTATCCCCAGAAATTACTGTCGTAGACCCTGTGGATTCCTCTGTAATCATAAATCCGTATGTCTCAATTGAATGTTCAACTGCAAAGGCCTCAACAGTCCACTCTGTTGCAGAAAAGGTAGCTTCATCTTTGACTTCGTGTGTCGGAATATTCTCAATCATCTCTGGATCTGACCGTGCCGAAGTTCGGTACTCAATGTCCTCTTCATAAATCTCATACATACTCGATAAAAGGGTGTCCGTGGTAGGTTGCGGACCAAATATACTGAGTTCGTCCTCCCCACGTGTCCAGTTTGTGATCACAAAATAGTAGAAGTCTGCATTGTGGTCGATATGATGGTGAGTAAAGAACAATGCATCAATTGAACCCGGTGTAATCCCGTTCTCCACCATCCGGTGCATTGACCCAGGGCCACAATCAAATAACAGTCTATTTCCCCCAATTTCAATGAGGACACTAGATCCTGCTCGATTAGGTAGTGGGACGGGCGAGCCTGTGCCAAGTAGAGTAACTTCCATATTCCCACATTATACTAACTATCTATATATTTAACGATATATGAAAAAATAAAATATTTATTACAAATAGATCTTTGCGATGTATTAAAACGGTCTAATTCACCAGATTCTCAAATATCTATTTTTATAATATTACATACTGTAGCTAATTACTATCAGTTTAATTATATCCTTGGTCACTAAGATCTGAGGGGAGTTAATCCAGTGAGTTCTTGACCCCAGCTCTATCAAGCTTGTTAGTGGCGGTACGCGGAAGCGATTTGTCTACAAAGTTGTACTCCCGTGGGCGCTCGAAACGGGCCAGATTGTCACTCTTTAGACACCAATCGTCCAGCTCGCCAGCTGTGAGGTTAGCATCAGCACGATGAACTACGGCGGTCACTTTTTCCCCATATTCGTCGTCTTCTACACCGACGACTGCAGATTGAGCCACCTTTGGATGAGAATTAAGCACCTCCTCGATGGGGGCTGGATAGACCTTGATACCCTTCGAGAGAATCATAAAGTCTGAACGACCCTCTAAGTAGATGTAACCATCCTCATCTTGATACCCGAGATCCCCTGAGTACCACCAGCCGTCTACGAATGCTTCTTGGGTCTTTTCGGTATCTCCCCAAGCCCACGCGACGCTATCCGGAGCTTTGACGATGATTTCTCCTGTCTCATTTGGTGGCATTATATCAGTAGGGTTGCCGTCTTGCTCGATGATACGAACTTCTGTTGAGATTGCCGGTTTTCCCACACTCTCAACTCGTTCATCATCCATCTCTTTGTTTGAGAGTGATGTTGCCATCACCTCAGTCGCAGCGAACGCATTATACACGAGACCACATACTTCAGATTCGAGGCGTTCAAGCGTTGTTGCGTCTAAGCGTTCACCAGCCGCTGTAATTCGTTCAAGTGATCCTAAGTCATACTCGTCAAACGATGCGATGTTTAGAACTTCTCGCCACATTGAGGGTACTAACGTTGCCATTGTTTGTTCTTTTTCCTCAATGAGATTGAGATACTTCTTTGGATCCCAATCCTGCAGAAAACAGGTTGCTGATCCTGTTAACATAGCGGGCATCGTCCCTGTAAACCACGCAGCAAATGATGGTGACAGTGTTTGTATGCGTCGCGTTGTTCGACTGATATTGAGTGCGCTCACCAATTTCATCCCACGCATCACGGCGCTCCGATGTGTGAGACACCACCCCTTTGGCTTTCCAGTTGTCCCTGAGGTCCATAACACACTTGAGATCTCATCTTCCCCAATCTGGACATCGGGTGGCTGGTCAGACCGCTGTCGAAGAAATGGGGACATTTCGATCTCATACGAGGTTTGAGGCTCACCCGTCGTTATGACTGCATCCACACCTGTCGTGATATCATCGTAGATTTCCTCTTTAAAAAATTCTGAGTATTGCTCATCTAGGACGATTACGCTCGGATGGAGACGATCAATACAGTTCCGCATCGTCTTCGGTGAAGACTTCACGTGAAGATTTGAGACGACACAGCCGGCTTTGATTCCACCATTCCAGAGTGTGACGTGGTTCACTGATGCGTCACAAATGAATGCGATTCGGTCGCCTTGCCCCACATAGTTGCTAAATGCGTTCGCTGCTTGGTTACTTTCAGTATCGAACTCACTCCACGTTACACAACGGCCATCTTTACCATCAGCAAACGCTTCGCGATTCGGATCACTCGCCGCTGCTATTCTTGACAGCTCGGTAAGTGGCACTGTATCGGCTGACATCGAGTTAATCATATGATGCGATCCTATCTCCACAGCTTAAACATCGACGTACTGTCGGAACATTCGATCATCTTCAACTTCGATGTCGAAGAGACGAACGGCATTCCCACCCAGAATGAGATTGAGTTCCTCTTGAGGCAAGTCCTCCTGTATCGCGAACTTTTGGAGCTGTCTTAGACTCGGTCCCCAATAATCCGATTGGTGAGCAGGAAGGCCGCGGTCGTTGATTTGCTCCCAGTAGTACGGTGGATCTTCGTTTGGCTGGCTGTGTTCGACCATCGACGCTCCCCAGTCAGTACCCCACAAGATTTGCTCGATGCTGATATTCGGGTCGTTCAGCGGTTTTTTCATTAGTTCAGGCCAGTAGAGCCCAATTTCAAGATAGACATCATCGAACGAAGCAGCGACCTGACAGCACTTTTCGACGTGTTGCTCCTGCCACCCAGCCTGCATCCCTCCGTGGTCAAAAATGATCGGCACCTCGGGATATTCCGCTTTCATCTGACTAGCAAGCGTTGGATCGCTCCAGTCTGGGAAGAGATTGAACAACCCGTGAGCACCGCCGTAGCCGGAGACATATCCAGTATGCCATCGAACCGGTACCTCGTGCTTCGCAGCTACATCAAAGACGTGACGCATATCCTTCTTCCGTTGCGACCACTCAACTGGTTCATCTCGCGTTGGATCACCACGAATACCCTCGCCGGACATACGAAAACCATCCTTTGAGAGCCACTCATCGAGTTCTGCTGCAGCAGCCTCCCAAGACCACTCCTCTTCACCGCGCAACGCTTTCTTTTTTGTTTGTACGGGGGCAGCTGCTGCAATGAATTTCCCGGGGTTCTCCTCCATAATTTGTTGATTAATTTCGTTCGTCATTCCGAAACTGGGAAGAAGAACACACATATCCACACCATAGGTCTCCATATCGCGTAAGACGCGATCAGAATTGTCGTAGACAATGACATCCTCATCACCATCAGCGTCATCAGCCGGTACAGCCATTTTCATTTTGTCTGGCAGCGTCCCATATGAGGAGTCATCCCCATCATTCTGAATTCGGGCGGCGTGTCGCTGGCCGTGACAATGCGTCTCAATGATGAATCGTCCAAGCTTCATCTCATAATTCTGGATCCGTCACTACTATAAATATTTGGTGTACAACCGACGAATTTCCACTTTACGGCAGGGGAATGAACCAGCAAATGACCGTTGCTACAGTAGTATCTCCTGTTTGCGAGCTACCCAGCGAGACAGAACAAAGATCAAAATCCGTGTGAACTATTTACACACATTGTTTAGACAATATCGAAAGAGATAGTGAATACATTTCGCCTGCGCTACTATGTGAGTCTAAGTCTTGATTGGGAATCCTGCCCGCCAAACTCCACGATCTATCATCATATATCTGTTATGCAAAAAATTATAACCTAATGTAACCAAGTTGTCCGTATATGAAAAACAACCCACAATCGCGGTCAATCAAGTCCGCCGAAAGAACTTTCGATATTCTCGAAATCGTTCATCAGCACGATGGGGCCACATTAACAGAAATCTCTCAAGAGATAGATCTTGCACGAAGTACCCTTCACGATTACCTCAAAACCCACGTGAACGCAGGGTACCTAGTAAAGGAGGGAAAACAGTACTACGTTTCGCTGCGGCTATTAGAATTGGGCCAGCAGGCGAAAATCACCCGGACAGCGTGGGAACAAGTCAAACCAGTGCTCCGAGAGATCGGAAATGAAACGGGGGAACACGTTTGGTTTGTGGTTGAAGAGCACGGAAAGGGCGTCTATGTCGACAATTATGCCGGAGAGCACGTTATTTCACTGTTCAACACGCCCGGGGTTCGTCATCACCTCCACTGTACCGCTGCCGGGAAATCGATTCTCGCGCATCTTCCTGAACAACGAGTGGCAGATATCCTCGAAAGCTATGGTCTCCCGGAATTCACCGATCAAACGATCACCAATGAATCAGCCCTGCGTGACCAACTTGCAGAGATTCGCGAGACCGGTGTGGCCTTTGCAGACGGCGAATGGAATGAAGGACTGAGAGCTGTTGCGTGCCCTGTTATCCGTGATGATGAGCTTATCGGAGCCATCACACTCGGTGCCCCCTCAAAACGTCTAAGCGGCAGTTACTACCGAGACGAGATCCCCAGCATCGTTTCTGGGGCAGTAAATCGCCTTGAGCTCTCATTTACCAAGAGGTAGTAAAATAACAAGTGTACGTGTGTCATTTTATACGTGTGGATTGTTGTCGTGGGGGCGAGTCTACCTTTCGATAGTATCGAAATATACTCAGGCGTCATTCCTCATAAGCTCTCGATGATCCCCTGTATTGAGATGCACTCCAAAGCCTACCTCACGCTATCCGTGATGATCAGAGTGAACGCAAAATCCACGGACTAGTCGCACAACTCAAGCCTTATCCAATTCTCTCGCCGTGGCTTCGACTCCGACCTAATAGCTGTTGAGCGCTGAGCTGTAGACAGTTATTGCATTGCTTATGGTGAATAACCGGGGAGAGGCCCTGTGAGACCTGTGAAGTTATTCAGGTGGTTTTAGAGATATTCTGGGAACAATCGAGTTTCGGGCGGTTCGATATCGAGTAATCGACACGCATTGCCGCCAAGAATGAGATTGAATTCATCTTGGGGGAGCTCTTCATCCCAGACGAATTTTTTGAGTTGCCGGATTGATGTTCCCCAGTAGTCAGGCTGATGCGCAGGGAGCCCCCGACTCTGGATCTGATCCCAGTACATTGGCGGGTCCTTTGTTGGTTGGGAGTGCGCCACCATTGACGCACCCCAGTCGGTCCCCCATAGGAGTTGACTGATATCGATGCTCGGATCATTGAACGGTTTCTGGATGAGATCTGCCCAGTACAGACCAATCTCGAGATAGACGTTGTCGTGGCGGGCTGCGACCTTGCACGCAGCGTCAACGGTGTCTTCGTGCCAAGTTCCTTGCATTCCCCCGTGATTCACGATGATATCCACGTCATCATACTCTGCTGCAAGCTCTGAGACGAGCGAAGGATCCTCCCAATCAGGATAGACGTCCAGGGAGGACTTCCCATCTGAATACCCGGATACAGTGCCCGAATGCCAACTGATCGGCACATCGTGGGCATCAGCGACCTCGAAGGCCTGTCTGAGTTCGTCGCGTCGTTCGCTCCACTCTATCCGCTCGTTTCGAGTCGGATCAGTTGGGGCAGATTCTCCAATTCCGATAAATTCCTCTTCCTGAAGTACCTCGTCGAGTTCCTCGCAAGCCCGTTCGATTGTCCATTCTTCTTCACCACGGGCGGCGGCCTTGTCTGTCTGCACAGGCGAGGCCATAGCACTGAACCGCTCTGGGTATTCTTGGACCATTTGTTGGTGGATTTCGTTGGTCATACCAAACCCAGGGAGAAGCACACACCGGTCCACTCCATAAGAGTCCATATCATGGATGATGCGATTGGTGTTTGGATACACGATCACATCATCGTCCTCGGTGGCCTCGTCGGCGGGGGTCGCAGTCCGCATTACGTGAGAAATACTTTCGTAGCCGGCGTCGGTCGCCGATTGCTCGAGCCGAACAGCGTGTCGCTGTCCGTGTACGTGGGTGTCGACGACGAATCGGCCGGGTTTCATACAATCATCACCTCTGAATCAGTAGGCGAGTTGCACTGGTGTTTCTGTTCGTGATGTTGGTGGTCGTTGTGTACGTGCATTGGCGGTGTGTGTTTGTTGTTGGTGGGCTGTGCCGCGGTGGGTTCTGTCCCAGAAGGTGTGCGCCCACGCGGTCGACGGCTAGTTTGGGTGCGATTGCCAGAGTGCATCGATAGATTGCGTTGGGTGCTTGATGACTCGATGACGTTAGAGGTATTCCGGGAACATACGGGATTCTGGCGGCTCGAATCCGAAGAGATCACACGCATTCCCACCGAGAATCTGATTGAGTTCGTCCTGTGGCAATTCTTCATCCCAAGTGTACTTCTCGATCTGTCTGAGCGAGGTACCCCAATAATCTGGTTGATGCGCTGGAAGCCCACGTTCGCTGATTTGATCCCAGTATATTGGGGGATCTTTTGTTGGCTGTGAGTGCGCGACGATCGATGCTCCCCAGTCGGTTCCCCACAGTAGTTGGCTGAGATCGATGCTGGGATCATCCATCGGCTTCTTGAGGAGATCAGCCCAGTACAGACCGATCTCGAAGTGTACATTGTCGTGGCGGGCCGCAACTTTGCAGACGGTATCGACTGTATCTTCCCGCCACCCTCCCTGCATTCCGCCGTGGTTGAGCATAATGGAAACATCGGGGTACTCGGCAGCGAGTTCTGAGACCAATGAGAGGTCCTTCCAATCTGGGTAGTACTGAGGGAAGCTCCCACCTTCTGTTGAACCACTCCCTGAGTAGCCCGTTGCCCGCCCAGCGTGCCAACTCACCGGGACGTCGTGCTTTGCTGCGACGTCGAACACTTTCCTGATCTGATCTCGCCGTCGGTCCCACGGGACGTGTTCAGTGACCGTTGGGTCACACGGCAGCCCTTCACCGATTCCGACGAAGGCGTCCTGTGAAAGGAGTTCATCGAGTTCCTCACATGCAGCGTCATAGGAGTATTCTTCTTCACCCCGAATGGCGTTTTTCATCGTCTTGACAGGTGCTGCCATCGCCTTGAAGCGATCTGGGTGATCTTCGACCATCTCTCGGTTCAGTCTGTTCGACATCCCAAATCCAGGAAGTAACAGACATCGATCTACCCCGTACGCATCCATATCATACGTGAGACGGTCCGTGTTTTTGTATACAATCGCTTCATCCGTTTCATCGGCCTCGTCAGCGGGGACAGCTGTTCGCATCTCACCAGCGAGGGATCCGTAATTTGCCTCCCCAGTATTTGCCTCGAAGTTTACCGCGTGTCGTTGACCGTGCACGTGTGTATCGATAACAAACCGCCCTGGTTTACCACGCATAGCATCGTATTCAAAAACCTTCTATATAATACTTATTCATTTACATACAAATGAATGTCACGTCCTCAATTACACTGTCGAGAGATATGGAAGAGAGGATCTTGGAGTGTGCTTCTCTACAAATAGCGAGAATGTTTTCTGATTAATTCTTCAGTGAGGGCCTCGCCCTTTACCGTAGTTGCCGAACCTGACTGACACTCTTTACGCTGGACTC
This DNA window, taken from Halobellus sp. LT62, encodes the following:
- a CDS encoding IclR family transcriptional regulator — protein: MKNNPQSRSIKSAERTFDILEIVHQHDGATLTEISQEIDLARSTLHDYLKTHVNAGYLVKEGKQYYVSLRLLELGQQAKITRTAWEQVKPVLREIGNETGEHVWFVVEEHGKGVYVDNYAGEHVISLFNTPGVRHHLHCTAAGKSILAHLPEQRVADILESYGLPEFTDQTITNESALRDQLAEIRETGVAFADGEWNEGLRAVACPVIRDDELIGAITLGAPSKRLSGSYYRDEIPSIVSGAVNRLELSFTKR
- a CDS encoding MBL fold metallo-hydrolase; this translates as MEVTLLGTGSPVPLPNRAGSSVLIEIGGNRLLFDCGPGSMHRMVENGITPGSIDALFFTHHHIDHNADFYYFVITNWTRGEDELSIFGPQPTTDTLLSSMYEIYEEDIEYRTSARSDPEMIENIPTHEVKDEATFSATEWTVEAFAVEHSIETYGFMITEESTGSTTVISGDTKKTDSVIQAANNADLLIQDCSIAPPSGDPQRPEDEFVWDNYITGISTNKKDRIAEVHCTAEQCGEIATQSDVDTLVLTHLLPYRDKNSTKEIIQTAYDGNIIIGEDGMVFSV
- a CDS encoding amidohydrolase family protein, which translates into the protein MRGKPGRFVIDTHVHGQRHAVNFEANTGEANYGSLAGEMRTAVPADEADETDEAIVYKNTDRLTYDMDAYGVDRCLLLPGFGMSNRLNREMVEDHPDRFKAMAAPVKTMKNAIRGEEEYSYDAACEELDELLSQDAFVGIGEGLPCDPTVTEHVPWDRRRDQIRKVFDVAAKHDVPVSWHAGRATGYSGSGSTEGGSFPQYYPDWKDLSLVSELAAEYPDVSIMLNHGGMQGGWREDTVDTVCKVAARHDNVHFEIGLYWADLLKKPMDDPSIDLSQLLWGTDWGASIVAHSQPTKDPPIYWDQISERGLPAHQPDYWGTSLRQIEKYTWDEELPQDELNQILGGNACDLFGFEPPESRMFPEYL
- a CDS encoding amidohydrolase family protein; this translates as MKPGRFVVDTHVHGQRHAVRLEQSATDAGYESISHVMRTATPADEATEDDDVIVYPNTNRIIHDMDSYGVDRCVLLPGFGMTNEIHQQMVQEYPERFSAMASPVQTDKAAARGEEEWTIERACEELDEVLQEEEFIGIGESAPTDPTRNERIEWSERRDELRQAFEVADAHDVPISWHSGTVSGYSDGKSSLDVYPDWEDPSLVSELAAEYDDVDIIVNHGGMQGTWHEDTVDAACKVAARHDNVYLEIGLYWADLIQKPFNDPSIDISQLLWGTDWGASMVAHSQPTKDPPMYWDQIQSRGLPAHQPDYWGTSIRQLKKFVWDEELPQDEFNLILGGNACRLLDIEPPETRLFPEYL
- a CDS encoding amidohydrolase family protein; amino-acid sequence: MKLGRFIIETHCHGQRHAARIQNDGDDSSYGTLPDKMKMAVPADDADGDEDVIVYDNSDRVLRDMETYGVDMCVLLPSFGMTNEINQQIMEENPGKFIAAAAPVQTKKKALRGEEEWSWEAAAAELDEWLSKDGFRMSGEGIRGDPTRDEPVEWSQRKKDMRHVFDVAAKHEVPVRWHTGYVSGYGGAHGLFNLFPDWSDPTLASQMKAEYPEVPIIFDHGGMQAGWQEQHVEKCCQVAASFDDVYLEIGLYWPELMKKPLNDPNISIEQILWGTDWGASMVEHSQPNEDPPYYWEQINDRGLPAHQSDYWGPSLRQLQKFAIQEDLPQEELNLILGGNAVRLFDIEVEDDRMFRQYVDV
- a CDS encoding class I adenylate-forming enzyme family protein, encoding MINSMSADTVPLTELSRIAAASDPNREAFADGKDGRCVTWSEFDTESNQAANAFSNYVGQGDRIAFICDASVNHVTLWNGGIKAGCVVSNLHVKSSPKTMRNCIDRLHPSVIVLDEQYSEFFKEEIYDDITTGVDAVITTGEPQTSYEIEMSPFLRQRSDQPPDVQIGEDEISSVLWTSGTTGKPKGWCLTHRSAVMRGMKLVSALNISRTTRRIQTLSPSFAAWFTGTMPAMLTGSATCFLQDWDPKKYLNLIEEKEQTMATLVPSMWREVLNIASFDEYDLGSLERITAAGERLDATTLERLESEVCGLVYNAFAATEVMATSLSNKEMDDERVESVGKPAISTEVRIIEQDGNPTDIMPPNETGEIIVKAPDSVAWAWGDTEKTQEAFVDGWWYSGDLGYQDEDGYIYLEGRSDFMILSKGIKVYPAPIEEVLNSHPKVAQSAVVGVEDDEYGEKVTAVVHRADANLTAGELDDWCLKSDNLARFERPREYNFVDKSLPRTATNKLDRAGVKNSLD